Proteins found in one Rhodobacter capsulatus SB 1003 genomic segment:
- a CDS encoding protein-L-isoaspartate O-methyltransferase family protein yields the protein MPDFAARRTMMVDTQVRPNDVTKFPIIEAMLAVPREAYVPDARREAAYVGENLDLGQGRWLLEPRNFAKMLDALDIQPGDLVLDIGAGMGYSSAVLARMAKAVVALEEGTLAASAEAHLSVQDIEGVTVVEGRLEAGVADEGPYDAIVIEGGVEQVPAAIEAQLKEGGRIAAIFMQGPLGTVRIGRKIDGLVAWRDAFNAAAPVLPGFTCAKEFVL from the coding sequence ATGCCGGATTTCGCCGCCCGCCGCACCATGATGGTCGACACCCAGGTTCGCCCCAATGACGTGACGAAATTCCCGATCATCGAAGCGATGCTGGCCGTCCCCCGCGAGGCCTATGTGCCCGATGCCCGCCGCGAGGCCGCCTATGTCGGCGAAAACCTCGATCTGGGGCAGGGGCGCTGGCTGCTCGAGCCGCGCAATTTCGCCAAGATGCTCGATGCGCTCGATATCCAGCCCGGCGATCTCGTGCTCGATATCGGGGCGGGCATGGGCTATTCCTCGGCCGTCCTCGCGCGGATGGCGAAAGCCGTCGTCGCGCTGGAGGAAGGCACGCTGGCCGCCTCGGCCGAGGCGCATCTGTCGGTGCAGGACATCGAGGGCGTGACCGTCGTCGAAGGGCGGCTGGAGGCGGGCGTCGCCGACGAGGGGCCCTATGACGCGATCGTGATCGAGGGCGGCGTCGAGCAGGTGCCCGCGGCGATCGAGGCGCAGCTGAAGGAAGGCGGCCGGATCGCGGCGATCTTCATGCAGGGGCCCCTGGGCACGGTGCGGATCGGCCGCAAGATCGATGGTCTGGTGGCCTGGCGCGATGCGTTCAACGCCGCGGCACCGGTGCTTCCGGGCTTCACCTGCGCAAAAGAATTCGTCCTCTGA
- a CDS encoding inositol monophosphatase family protein, with translation MTRDFHLPDPADLLEDVLAAVHQAGAMLWTEFHRPGGPRGQGSHAAIDAEIEAFLKAQLLALHRCDWRGEELPREASGHPDVWAVDPQDGTSAFLRGHRGSAVSVALLRHGQPVLGVIHAPTARADAGDVIAWAEGRRLTRNGQPVGPLAPRRHDAATVLALNEQAGDFAAANHARFAPAALRALPSIAYRLALTAVGEVDAAISLTQGLDSYDIAAGHAALIGAGGVLVQANGAPVVHGRGGFAGCIGGPPFLRAGRG, from the coding sequence ATGACCCGAGATTTCCACCTGCCCGACCCCGCCGATCTGCTCGAAGACGTGCTGGCCGCGGTACATCAGGCCGGGGCGATGCTCTGGACCGAGTTTCACCGCCCCGGCGGGCCGCGGGGGCAGGGCAGCCATGCCGCAATCGATGCCGAGATCGAGGCATTTCTGAAAGCGCAGTTGCTGGCGCTGCATCGCTGCGACTGGCGCGGCGAGGAACTGCCGCGCGAAGCGAGCGGCCATCCCGACGTCTGGGCGGTCGATCCGCAGGACGGCACCTCGGCCTTTCTGCGCGGCCATCGGGGGTCGGCGGTTTCGGTGGCGCTTTTGCGCCATGGGCAGCCGGTGCTTGGGGTGATCCATGCGCCGACTGCGCGCGCGGATGCGGGCGACGTGATCGCTTGGGCCGAGGGGCGGCGCCTCACACGCAACGGCCAGCCGGTCGGGCCGCTCGCCCCGCGTCGCCATGATGCCGCGACCGTCCTTGCGCTGAACGAACAGGCGGGCGATTTCGCCGCTGCCAACCATGCCCGCTTCGCCCCCGCCGCGCTGCGGGCGCTCCCCTCGATTGCCTATCGGCTGGCGCTGACCGCGGTGGGCGAGGTCGACGCGGCAATCAGTTTGACCCAAGGGCTCGACAGTTACGACATCGCCGCGGGCCATGCGGCGCTGATCGGGGCGGGCGGCGTGCTGGTGCAGGCGAACGGGGCGCCGGTCGTGCATGGCCGGGGCGGCTTTGCGGGCTGCATCGGTGGTCCGCCCTTCCTGCGCGCTGGCAGGGGATGA
- a CDS encoding recombinase family protein translates to MDSPLRIIGFYWTLPVPWRGFTRLPGGIDEAAAASRSIRYQRERVWRWAKDEGGQVVAEEAFLETRADRGTSAILPEVERLLAKAEAMGATLAVVNFAESFHWRPHASLWGRLQAAPRVMALDPVPVLIDGQIFDPVTHFRAWGEMAAAHTALKPKAKAEMAARIRRMKDTGASYAEIAKALNAEGVTTPGGKPWRADNLRKLLAAL, encoded by the coding sequence ATGGACAGCCCCCTGCGCATCATCGGTTTTTACTGGACGCTTCCCGTGCCCTGGCGGGGCTTCACCCGCCTGCCCGGGGGCATCGACGAAGCCGCCGCCGCCAGCCGCTCGATCCGCTATCAGCGCGAACGGGTTTGGCGCTGGGCAAAGGACGAGGGCGGGCAGGTGGTGGCCGAGGAGGCCTTTCTGGAAACCCGCGCGGATCGCGGCACCAGCGCCATCCTGCCCGAGGTCGAACGGCTTCTGGCAAAGGCCGAGGCAATGGGCGCCACCCTGGCCGTGGTCAATTTCGCCGAGAGCTTTCACTGGCGCCCGCATGCAAGCCTTTGGGGCCGCTTGCAGGCCGCGCCGCGGGTGATGGCGCTTGACCCGGTGCCGGTGCTGATCGACGGGCAGATCTTCGACCCGGTGACGCATTTCCGCGCCTGGGGCGAGATGGCCGCGGCCCATACCGCGCTCAAACCCAAAGCCAAGGCCGAGATGGCCGCGCGCATCCGCAGGATGAAGGACACCGGCGCGAGTTACGCCGAGATTGCGAAAGCGCTGAATGCCGAAGGCGTCACCACGCCCGGCGGCAAGCCCTGGCGGGCGGACAACCTGCGCAAGCTGCTGGCGGCGCTTTGA
- a CDS encoding ion channel has translation MLKELRNLYHGRSKRAHRFRYALLAFDLATILFVIVTSFLPMTPWILVADVAIGAVIVLDFAARFAVEERKLAFWRRLATWADVVAMLSFLAPLLGAQLGFLRVLRTVRLLHAYQMLGRLRQDFRLFRKHEEVILAAVNLAVFLFVMTGLIHATQAGHNPQIGNYADALYFTVTTLTTTGFGDVTLQGTSGRMISVVVMIVGVTLFLRLAQVLFRPLKVRHKCPSCGLLLHDADAVHCKHCGVVLKIEDEGLV, from the coding sequence ATGCTGAAAGAGTTGCGCAACCTCTATCACGGGCGCTCGAAGCGGGCGCATCGGTTCCGTTATGCGCTGCTGGCCTTTGATCTGGCGACGATCCTGTTTGTCATCGTGACCTCGTTCCTGCCGATGACGCCGTGGATTCTGGTCGCCGATGTGGCGATCGGGGCGGTGATCGTGCTGGATTTCGCCGCGCGCTTCGCGGTCGAGGAACGCAAGCTTGCCTTTTGGCGGCGGCTGGCGACCTGGGCCGATGTGGTGGCGATGCTGTCGTTCCTGGCGCCGCTTCTGGGGGCGCAGCTGGGGTTCCTGCGGGTGCTGCGGACGGTGCGGCTGTTGCATGCCTATCAGATGCTGGGGCGGCTGCGGCAGGATTTCCGGCTGTTTCGCAAGCATGAAGAGGTGATTCTGGCGGCGGTCAATCTGGCGGTCTTCCTGTTCGTGATGACCGGGCTGATCCACGCGACGCAGGCCGGGCACAACCCGCAGATCGGCAATTACGCCGATGCGCTGTATTTCACCGTGACGACGCTGACGACGACGGGCTTTGGCGACGTGACGTTGCAGGGCACTTCGGGGCGGATGATCTCGGTGGTGGTGATGATCGTGGGGGTGACGCTGTTCCTGCGGCTGGCACAGGTGCTGTTCCGGCCGCTGAAGGTGCGTCACAAATGCCCCAGCTGCGGGCTCTTGCTGCATGATGCCGATGCGGTGCACTGCAAGCATTGCGGCGTGGTGCTGAAGATCGAGGACGAGGGGCTGGTGTGA
- the ettA gene encoding energy-dependent translational throttle protein EttA — MASYQYVYHMDGVSKTYPGGKKCFENIRLNFLPGVKIGVVGVNGAGKSTLLRIMAGIDKDFQGEAWAAKGAKVGYLSQEPQLDETLSVRENVMLGVAEKTAKIARYNDLAMNYSDETAEEMARLQDEIDAENLWDLDSQVDIALEALRCPPDDANVATLSGGERRRVALCKLLLEAPDMLLLDEPTNHLDAETIAWLQKHLIDYKGTILCVTHDRYFLDDITSWILELERGRGIPYEGNYSSWLEQKAKRLEQEAREDKAKQKVMEKELEWIRAGAKARQAKSKARIAAYDKMAEEGVKERVGKAQIIIPNGPRLGGKVIEVEGLKKHMGDKLLIENLSFSLPPGGILGVIGPNGAGKSTLIKMLVGAEAPDEGTITLGDTVKLAYVDQSRDALDANKNVWEEISGGAELIELGDAQVNSRAYCGAFNFKGADQQKKVGLLSGGERNRVHMAKLLKSGGNVLLLDEPTNDLDVETLQALEAAIEDFAGCAVIISHDRFFLDRLCTHILAFEGDAHVEFFEGNFEDYENDKIRRLGPDAVEPKRVKYKKFTR, encoded by the coding sequence ATGGCTTCCTATCAATATGTCTACCACATGGATGGCGTCTCCAAGACCTATCCCGGTGGCAAGAAATGCTTCGAGAACATCCGCCTGAACTTCCTTCCGGGCGTCAAGATCGGGGTCGTCGGCGTCAACGGCGCCGGGAAATCGACGCTGTTGCGCATCATGGCGGGCATCGACAAGGATTTTCAGGGCGAGGCCTGGGCCGCCAAGGGCGCCAAGGTCGGCTATCTCTCGCAGGAGCCGCAGCTGGATGAAACGCTGTCGGTGCGCGAAAACGTCATGCTGGGCGTGGCGGAAAAGACCGCCAAGATCGCGCGCTACAATGACCTGGCGATGAACTATTCCGACGAGACCGCCGAGGAAATGGCGCGTCTGCAAGACGAGATCGACGCCGAGAACCTCTGGGATCTCGACAGCCAGGTCGATATCGCGCTCGAAGCGCTGCGCTGCCCGCCCGATGACGCCAATGTCGCGACGCTGTCGGGCGGCGAACGCCGCCGGGTGGCGTTGTGCAAGCTGCTTCTGGAAGCGCCCGACATGCTGCTCTTGGACGAACCGACCAACCACCTTGACGCCGAGACCATCGCCTGGCTGCAAAAGCACCTGATCGACTACAAGGGCACGATCCTTTGCGTCACCCACGACCGCTATTTCCTCGATGACATCACCTCGTGGATCCTGGAACTCGAGCGCGGCCGCGGCATCCCCTATGAGGGGAACTATTCCAGCTGGCTGGAACAAAAGGCCAAGCGGCTCGAACAAGAGGCGCGCGAGGACAAGGCCAAGCAGAAGGTCATGGAAAAAGAGCTGGAATGGATCCGCGCCGGCGCCAAGGCCCGGCAGGCGAAATCCAAGGCCCGGATCGCGGCTTACGACAAGATGGCCGAGGAAGGCGTCAAGGAACGGGTCGGCAAGGCGCAGATCATCATTCCGAACGGGCCGCGTCTCGGCGGCAAGGTGATCGAGGTCGAAGGCCTGAAGAAGCACATGGGCGACAAGCTTCTGATCGAGAACCTCAGCTTCTCGCTGCCGCCGGGCGGCATCCTTGGGGTGATCGGCCCGAACGGCGCCGGGAAATCGACGCTGATCAAGATGCTGGTCGGCGCCGAGGCCCCGGACGAGGGCACGATCACGCTGGGCGACACGGTGAAGCTGGCCTATGTCGATCAGTCGCGCGACGCGCTCGATGCGAACAAGAACGTCTGGGAGGAAATCTCGGGCGGGGCGGAACTGATCGAACTGGGAGATGCGCAGGTGAACTCGCGCGCCTATTGCGGTGCCTTCAACTTCAAGGGCGCGGATCAGCAGAAGAAAGTGGGCCTGCTCTCGGGCGGGGAACGCAACCGCGTGCACATGGCGAAACTGCTGAAATCGGGCGGCAACGTGCTGCTGCTTGACGAACCGACGAACGATCTGGACGTGGAGACCCTGCAGGCGCTGGAAGCGGCGATCGAGGATTTCGCGGGCTGCGCGGTGATCATCTCGCACGACCGCTTCTTCCTGGACCGTCTGTGCACGCATATCCTGGCGTTTGAGGGCGACGCCCATGTGGAATTCTTCGAGGGCAACTTCGAGGATTACGAAAACGACAAGATCCGCCGTCTGGGCCCGGATGCGGTCGAGCCGAAGCGGGTGAAATACAAGAAGTTCACCCGCTGA
- a CDS encoding FRG domain-containing protein yields the protein MAKISSPCEIGSVTDLLEIVFGEKKSAASTRCFRGQKNASWPVKPSVSRKKASDAESKMFSEIALDAPGDFASDKTMFEKLVRAQHYELPTRLLDVSLNPLVALFFASEAHVEDDKEHDGAIHLYDVQAARTKHADSDTLSLICNLARLTDDEKSTLKAASKDCSSEEAIDSFRNLPACKRLCQFVKMEKPYFENSVQPIDLRKYYLARPYRNNKRIIAQSGAFIASGLLEYQALETSSLSDRYKKILVRAGDKSKIRADLDKLGINGGSLFPEIVSAAKNINARYD from the coding sequence ATGGCAAAAATTTCTTCCCCTTGCGAAATCGGCAGCGTAACGGATCTTCTTGAAATTGTGTTCGGCGAGAAAAAAAGTGCTGCATCAACTCGTTGCTTTCGCGGACAAAAGAACGCATCTTGGCCCGTCAAGCCGAGTGTCAGCAGAAAGAAAGCGAGCGACGCTGAGTCGAAAATGTTTTCTGAAATTGCGCTTGATGCCCCCGGCGATTTCGCCAGCGACAAAACGATGTTTGAGAAGCTTGTGCGGGCGCAGCATTATGAGTTGCCAACCAGGCTTCTTGATGTCTCCCTGAACCCGCTCGTCGCGCTGTTCTTCGCGTCAGAGGCGCATGTCGAAGATGACAAAGAACACGATGGTGCGATACATCTCTACGATGTTCAGGCTGCCAGAACGAAACATGCGGACAGCGACACGTTGAGTTTGATCTGCAATTTGGCAAGACTGACGGATGACGAAAAGAGCACATTGAAAGCCGCGTCGAAAGATTGCAGTTCGGAAGAGGCCATAGATAGTTTTCGCAACCTGCCAGCTTGCAAACGACTTTGTCAGTTCGTGAAGATGGAAAAACCGTACTTTGAAAATTCAGTTCAACCCATCGATTTGCGAAAATATTACCTGGCACGTCCGTACAGAAACAACAAACGTATCATCGCGCAGTCTGGCGCCTTTATTGCCTCCGGTCTTCTGGAATATCAAGCCCTTGAAACATCAAGCCTCTCAGATCGCTATAAGAAGATTTTGGTGAGAGCGGGGGATAAGTCGAAAATACGCGCAGACCTTGACAAGCTCGGAATTAATGGCGGGAGTTTGTTCCCGGAGATCGTCTCTGCCGCCAAGAATATTAATGCGAGATATGACTAA
- the lepA gene encoding translation elongation factor 4, with translation MKKLDHIRNFSIVAHIDHGKSTLADRLIQMTGTVAARDMKEQMLDSMDIERERGITIKANTVRIDYPAKDGRTYILNLIDTPGHVDFAYEVSRSMRAVEGSLLVVDASQGVEAQTLANVYQAIDAGHEIVPVLNKIDLPAADPDAVKKNIEDVIGIDASDAIPISAKTGLGIPDVLEAIVHRLPAPVGEVDAPLKAMLVDSWYDPYLGVVVMIRVMDGVVRKGDQIKMMQTGASYRIDKLAVLKPQMVDIAELGPGEIGVLTASIKQVRDTRVGDTITHERKPCDAALPGFKPAQPVVFCGLFPVDANDFEPLRDAIEKLALNDASFTYEMETSAALGFGFRCGFLGLLHLEVVRDRLEREYDLDLITTAPSVVFKLYMKDGEVRDLHNPADLPDLTYVDHIEEPRIKATIMVPDDYLGDVLKLCQDRRGIQMDLTYAGSRAMVVYDLPLSEVVFDFYDRLKSVTKGYASFDYQLAEYREDFLVKMSILVNDEPVDALSIMVHRDRAEGRGRAMVEKLKDLIPRHMFKIPIQAAIGGRVIARETLSAMRKDVTAKCYGGDATRKKKLLEKQKAGKKKMRQFGKVEIPQSAFIAALKMDE, from the coding sequence ATGAAAAAGCTCGATCACATCCGCAACTTCTCCATCGTGGCGCATATCGACCACGGCAAATCCACGCTTGCCGACCGTCTGATCCAGATGACGGGCACGGTGGCCGCGCGCGACATGAAAGAGCAGATGCTCGACAGCATGGATATCGAGCGCGAGCGCGGCATCACCATCAAGGCGAACACCGTGCGGATCGACTATCCGGCCAAGGATGGGCGCACCTATATCCTGAACCTGATCGACACCCCCGGCCACGTCGACTTCGCCTATGAGGTCAGCCGCTCGATGCGCGCCGTCGAAGGCTCGCTTCTGGTCGTCGACGCCTCGCAGGGGGTCGAGGCGCAGACGCTGGCGAACGTCTATCAGGCGATCGACGCGGGGCACGAGATCGTGCCGGTGCTGAACAAGATCGACCTGCCCGCCGCCGACCCCGATGCGGTGAAGAAGAACATCGAGGATGTGATCGGCATCGATGCCTCGGATGCGATTCCGATTTCGGCCAAGACCGGCCTTGGCATTCCCGACGTGCTGGAGGCGATCGTGCACCGCCTGCCTGCGCCCGTGGGCGAGGTGGACGCGCCTCTGAAGGCGATGCTGGTGGACAGCTGGTATGACCCCTATCTGGGCGTCGTCGTGATGATCCGCGTGATGGATGGCGTTGTCCGCAAGGGCGACCAGATCAAGATGATGCAGACCGGGGCAAGCTACCGGATCGACAAGCTGGCCGTGCTGAAGCCGCAGATGGTCGATATCGCCGAGCTTGGCCCGGGCGAGATCGGCGTGCTGACCGCCAGTATCAAACAGGTCCGCGATACCCGGGTGGGCGACACGATCACCCATGAACGCAAGCCCTGCGACGCCGCCCTGCCGGGGTTCAAGCCCGCCCAGCCGGTGGTGTTCTGCGGCCTCTTCCCGGTCGATGCGAATGATTTCGAGCCCCTGCGCGACGCGATCGAGAAACTGGCGCTGAACGACGCCAGCTTCACCTATGAGATGGAAACCTCGGCCGCGCTGGGCTTTGGCTTCCGCTGCGGTTTCCTCGGGCTGTTGCATCTGGAAGTCGTGCGCGACCGGCTGGAACGCGAATATGACCTTGATCTGATCACCACCGCGCCCTCGGTCGTGTTCAAGCTTTACATGAAGGACGGCGAGGTCCGCGACCTGCACAACCCCGCCGACCTGCCCGATCTGACCTATGTCGATCATATCGAGGAGCCGCGGATCAAGGCGACGATCATGGTCCCTGACGATTATCTGGGCGACGTGCTGAAGCTGTGTCAGGACCGCCGCGGCATCCAGATGGATCTGACCTATGCGGGCTCGCGGGCGATGGTGGTCTATGACCTGCCGCTGTCGGAAGTCGTGTTCGACTTCTACGACCGGCTGAAATCGGTGACCAAGGGCTATGCGAGCTTCGACTATCAGCTGGCCGAATACCGCGAGGATTTCCTGGTCAAGATGTCGATTCTGGTGAATGACGAGCCGGTGGATGCGCTCTCGATCATGGTGCACCGCGACCGCGCCGAGGGGCGGGGCCGGGCGATGGTGGAGAAGCTGAAGGATCTGATCCCGCGGCACATGTTCAAGATCCCGATTCAGGCGGCGATCGGTGGCCGCGTGATCGCGCGCGAGACGCTGTCGGCGATGCGCAAGGACGTGACGGCGAAATGCTACGGCGGCGACGCGACGCGGAAGAAGAAGCTGCTGGAGAAGCAGAAGGCCGGGAAGAAGAAGATGCGCCAGTTCGGGAAGGTGGAAATCCCGCAATCGGCGTTTATTGCAGCGTTGAAGATGGATGAGTGA
- the copZ gene encoding copper chaperone CopZ: MILSVPNMTCGHCKASVEAAITEVGGKALVSLEDREVEVNGLPEETVLAALKAAGFEAEVIA; encoded by the coding sequence ATGATCCTGTCCGTTCCCAACATGACCTGCGGCCATTGCAAGGCCAGCGTGGAAGCCGCCATCACCGAAGTGGGCGGCAAGGCCCTTGTCAGCCTGGAAGACCGCGAGGTCGAGGTGAACGGCCTGCCCGAGGAAACCGTCCTCGCCGCGCTCAAGGCCGCGGGCTTCGAGGCCGAGGTCATCGCCTGA
- a CDS encoding low molecular weight protein-tyrosine-phosphatase, whose translation MRILFLCLGNICRSPAAEGVFRTLAAQAGVPVTLDSAGTGAWHVGEPPYGPMQAAASPRGHDLSALRARQLKPADFRDFDLILAMDRQNYRDAQALRPADATARLEMFLQGERGVSEVPDPYYTRDFDGCLDIIEAGARALLARLQRAQ comes from the coding sequence ATGCGTATCCTGTTTCTCTGCCTTGGCAACATCTGTCGCTCCCCCGCCGCCGAGGGGGTCTTTCGCACGCTGGCCGCGCAGGCCGGGGTGCCGGTCACGCTCGACAGCGCCGGAACCGGCGCCTGGCATGTCGGAGAGCCGCCCTATGGTCCGATGCAGGCGGCCGCCAGCCCGCGCGGCCATGACCTGAGCGCGCTGCGGGCGCGGCAGCTGAAACCGGCGGATTTCCGCGACTTCGATCTGATTCTGGCGATGGACCGGCAGAATTACCGCGATGCGCAGGCGCTGCGGCCCGCCGATGCGACGGCGCGGCTGGAAATGTTCCTGCAGGGCGAACGCGGTGTCTCCGAGGTGCCCGACCCCTATTACACCCGCGATTTCGACGGCTGCCTCGACATCATCGAGGCAGGCGCAAGGGCCTTGCTGGCGCGGCTTCAGCGCGCGCAGTAA
- a CDS encoding NAD-dependent deacylase: protein MARIVILTGAGVSAESGIRTFRASDGLWEEHRIEDVATPEGFARDPALVHRFYNQRRAAAAAALPNAAHLALARLEAAGAHQLLVVTQNVDDLHERAGTQNLIHMHGTLAGALCAACGHRWPAPAEMAPQDSCPRCLHPATRPDIVWFGEMPYRMEEIWAALRAADLFVSIGTSGNVYPAAGFVADARHGGVATLELNLEPSQGTRFFDEARHGPATQVVPAWVDEMLCT from the coding sequence ATGGCCAGAATCGTGATTCTCACAGGTGCGGGAGTTTCCGCCGAAAGCGGCATCCGCACCTTCCGCGCCAGCGACGGCCTGTGGGAGGAACACCGGATCGAGGATGTGGCAACGCCCGAAGGCTTTGCCCGCGATCCGGCCCTTGTGCACAGGTTCTACAACCAGCGCCGCGCGGCGGCCGCGGCGGCCCTGCCCAATGCCGCCCATCTGGCCCTGGCGCGACTTGAAGCCGCAGGGGCTCATCAGCTGCTGGTGGTGACACAAAATGTCGACGACCTGCACGAACGGGCGGGGACGCAAAACCTGATTCACATGCATGGCACGCTGGCGGGGGCGCTGTGCGCCGCCTGCGGCCATCGCTGGCCCGCGCCTGCCGAAATGGCACCGCAAGACAGCTGCCCGCGCTGCCTGCATCCCGCGACGCGGCCCGACATCGTCTGGTTCGGCGAGATGCCCTACCGGATGGAGGAGATCTGGGCGGCGCTGCGGGCGGCCGATCTTTTCGTTTCGATCGGCACCTCGGGGAATGTCTATCCGGCCGCCGGCTTCGTTGCCGATGCCCGCCATGGGGGCGTGGCGACGCTCGAGCTGAACCTCGAGCCCTCGCAGGGGACGCGGTTCTTCGACGAGGCCCGGCACGGCCCGGCAACACAGGTGGTTCCGGCCTGGGTGGATGAGATGCTTTGCACATGA
- the rpmB gene encoding 50S ribosomal protein L28 has protein sequence MSRVCELTGKGPMSGNNISHANNKTRRRFLPNLNEVTLISDVLGQSFQLRVSAAGLRTVDHRGGLDAFLAKASDDELSANALKIKKAIAKAQAAA, from the coding sequence ATGTCGCGCGTCTGCGAACTGACCGGCAAAGGCCCGATGTCGGGCAACAACATCAGCCACGCGAACAACAAGACGCGTCGCCGCTTTCTGCCGAACCTGAACGAAGTCACCCTGATCTCGGACGTGCTGGGGCAATCGTTCCAGCTGCGCGTTTCGGCCGCCGGCCTGCGCACCGTCGATCACCGCGGTGGTCTGGACGCTTTCCTCGCGAAAGCCTCGGATGACGAGCTGTCGGCGAATGCGCTGAAGATCAAGAAAGCCATCGCCAAGGCGCAAGCCGCGGCGTGA
- the meaB gene encoding methylmalonyl Co-A mutase-associated GTPase MeaB: MTFSPETAADLAPRILAGERRALARAITLVESGRADHRAQATALLDRLGTAKKALRIGLSGTPGVGKSTFIESFGMMLVGQGHRVAVLAVDPSSARSGGSILGDKTRMERLSREPAAFIRPSPSQAQLGGVARRTREAVSLCEAAGFDVVLIETVGVGQSETLVAEMTDLFILLMAPAGGDELQGVKRGIMEMADMILVNKADGDLKPAALRTMADYAGALRLLRRRPQDPAGFPKAVAVSALAEEGLKTAWEDMQALAAWRRAQGHFDRRRAEQARHWFETEVREGLLARLVTDPAIRARMQALGSAVAAGQTAPAVAAAEMLAALQR; this comes from the coding sequence ATGACCTTTTCCCCCGAGACTGCCGCCGATCTTGCCCCCCGCATCCTGGCCGGAGAGCGCCGCGCGCTGGCCCGGGCGATCACGCTGGTGGAATCGGGCCGTGCCGATCACCGGGCGCAGGCGACGGCGCTGCTCGACCGGCTGGGCACGGCGAAAAAGGCGCTGCGGATCGGCCTTTCGGGCACGCCGGGGGTGGGCAAATCGACCTTCATCGAAAGCTTCGGGATGATGCTGGTCGGGCAGGGGCACCGGGTCGCGGTGCTGGCGGTCGATCCGTCCTCGGCACGCTCGGGCGGCTCGATCCTGGGCGACAAGACCCGGATGGAGCGGCTCTCGCGCGAGCCTGCGGCTTTCATCCGCCCCTCGCCGAGCCAGGCGCAGCTGGGCGGCGTCGCCCGGCGCACCCGCGAGGCGGTCAGCCTGTGCGAGGCGGCGGGGTTCGACGTCGTGCTGATCGAGACGGTGGGCGTCGGGCAATCGGAAACGCTGGTGGCCGAAATGACCGATCTGTTCATCCTGTTGATGGCGCCTGCGGGCGGGGATGAGTTGCAGGGCGTCAAGCGCGGCATCATGGAAATGGCCGACATGATTCTGGTCAACAAGGCCGATGGCGATCTGAAACCGGCGGCCTTGCGGACGATGGCGGATTACGCGGGGGCGTTGCGGCTGTTGCGGCGCCGTCCGCAGGATCCGGCGGGCTTTCCGAAGGCGGTGGCGGTCTCGGCCCTGGCCGAGGAGGGGCTGAAGACGGCCTGGGAAGACATGCAGGCGCTGGCCGCCTGGCGGCGCGCGCAGGGGCATTTCGACCGCCGCCGGGCCGAACAGGCGCGGCACTGGTTCGAGACCGAAGTGCGCGAAGGTCTGCTGGCGCGGCTGGTGACCGACCCGGCGATTCGGGCGCGGATGCAGGCCCTGGGCAGTGCCGTGGCCGCGGGGCAGACGGCGCCCGCGGTGGCGGCGGCCGAGATGCTGGCGGCGCTGCAACGATGA
- a CDS encoding DUF3108 domain-containing protein — translation MTAVPPRPLSAIVTGLALALAQPALADQSDRIVFDVVLKGIKAGELAIDGKIADGAYAANGVVKTTGLAGMIKKIRYDATASGRFAKGKFTPRAVEVASQRGDDRSKNTMIYKNGTPASVSHEPPRVPRPTDVDPAQQSGTIDPLTALYAVLRDVDRSEACQLNVTMFDGVRRSQVALSAPQVQGEGVVCSGEYRRIAGFKDKEMAEKTRFPFTLTYAPTGDGSRLRVVDIATDTIIGQGRLTRQ, via the coding sequence ATGACAGCAGTTCCCCCCCGTCCCCTTTCCGCGATCGTCACCGGCCTTGCGCTGGCGCTGGCCCAACCCGCGCTGGCCGATCAAAGCGACCGCATCGTTTTTGACGTCGTCCTCAAGGGGATCAAGGCGGGCGAGCTGGCCATCGACGGCAAGATTGCCGACGGCGCCTATGCCGCCAATGGCGTCGTCAAGACCACCGGCCTTGCGGGCATGATCAAGAAGATCCGCTACGATGCCACCGCCTCGGGCCGCTTTGCCAAGGGCAAGTTCACCCCGCGCGCGGTCGAGGTGGCGTCGCAGCGCGGCGATGACCGCTCGAAGAACACGATGATCTACAAGAACGGCACCCCCGCCTCGGTCAGCCACGAACCGCCGCGGGTGCCGCGCCCGACCGATGTCGACCCGGCGCAGCAAAGCGGCACGATCGATCCGCTGACCGCGCTTTACGCCGTGCTGCGCGATGTCGACCGGTCCGAGGCCTGCCAGCTGAACGTGACGATGTTCGACGGCGTGCGGCGCTCGCAGGTGGCGCTCTCGGCGCCGCAGGTGCAGGGCGAGGGCGTCGTCTGCAGCGGCGAATACCGCCGCATCGCGGGGTTCAAGGACAAGGAAATGGCGGAAAAGACCCGCTTTCCCTTCACCCTCACCTATGCGCCGACCGGCGACGGCTCGCGGCTGCGGGTGGTCGATATCGCCACCGACACGATCATCGGCCAAGGCCGCCTGACCCGGCAGTGA